Proteins encoded within one genomic window of Acidicapsa ligni:
- a CDS encoding ArsR/SmtB family transcription factor yields the protein MSTKKANNSKDRLPAKQFAHVAKVLAEPRRVEILKQIAANGGQIAFSDLVTLHNITSQTISHHVHELKLSGLIEIVREGRCGTLHLQRNVLQAYLNEFSDI from the coding sequence CAACAAAGAAGGCGAACAATTCAAAGGACCGGCTGCCCGCAAAGCAGTTCGCCCACGTTGCCAAGGTGCTTGCGGAGCCGCGTCGTGTGGAGATTCTTAAGCAAATTGCCGCGAACGGAGGGCAAATCGCGTTCAGCGACCTGGTCACGTTGCACAACATCACCAGCCAGACGATCTCGCACCATGTTCACGAACTGAAGCTGTCCGGCCTCATCGAGATCGTTCGCGAAGGAAGATGCGGCACCCTCCACTTGCAACGGAACGTACTGCAAGCTTATTTGAATGAGTTTAGTGACATTTAG